The following are encoded together in the Streptomyces sp. NBC_00358 genome:
- a CDS encoding SGNH/GDSL hydrolase family protein has protein sequence MPGDTWIGNACVIDHDYAAVVYAPRTFTNHPDMMLGGAFTAIVDLDKGVVKKLPFTASLAYFDPTCNPDTHTAAFTAQRDNESRLVTVDTHGRTVADTVAQGQVTTPVPVSDGVIAALGNRLVHIDRKGKAKTLARTSRVPYDIHSLPGGKIAFLDRSGDITAHAKTYTAGKVATVATGKLDQLALKQAGADRVFLTGEPSGRTHLSGSGVSRLDAPAEADVSSLGRLAVNPVLSDAVQRGLDNIKNAGKGFTKGGEPAPGEIGHALTVTGVATATGKPTMQIAAEPGTATGGAKLSPALAGTPSAKTPRASLGIENNPVDTDRWCSVPRNDVSQLALQPTPNQVEWAVDMAVKGNLRSNYLTQGGWRSQTGIGTIDPQGLFPIPTLTGGNGSGRIPAQVELGILAQESNLWQAEQGSIPGQMGNPLAAVDGFYGHDGKATTSAGHWRINWNKSDCGYGVGQVTDGMRLAGYEKVDDNGHKETALSPTLQKAVALDYATNIAASLKILADKWNEVHTSGQLVTANNDDPSKPENWFTAVWNYNLGFNKPGADTNWGLGWFNNPANPNYPPTRKVFMNTDLDAAAVKDAAHPQDWPYEEKVLGWASWSIDTGHSYATSGRQDWPGESGFASAGFRPAYWNGTNQTVVDQGSAKYNRAHANPPLDTFCNTKNNCSVFSPPNCPDVNCYKQYWWHQSNTTWKSDCSTTCGFENIKYATLVSEPGRGTRLQYGTPLCSGATNDNRPNGSWMVDSVPDATDTWSSCGKSYSSGTFRFAFNADPVATGPGLGPFEAKADLHQVGGGYQGHYWYTHTRNTDHLGGDSGAMTIKGTWTLNQNLNWARVLVYLPDTGAKTRQATYSVGGSDSTSPDRVVLQRAGGWVSIGAFHFTGTPTVSLSNSTVDGTGDEDIAWDAVAFQPLTSKPANSIVAMGDSYSSGEGASGSGGTDFFPETDHMDNADSELIDKCHRSKLAWSRQATLPGASMSIGAMADSLDTQTDYHFIACSGARTYNILTSGQSHEVPQLYAGYLDQNTTLVTLSVGGNDARFSDVFAQCALGAGTDQCPDTAIGNKDPITGEDVAGDTGPLKTWAPTWLHDKVRPRIEAVLMRIHDVAPNAKIVLMGYPRLLSGAKDCVAGIGKEEEAPWLNSVADMLDQEMNGAASDAKSQDGINVVFADPRDKFDTKAVCGDPEYVNGIVENGRSQVDTSSPKPAMASFHPKIAGVRLYADLLQQYLP, from the coding sequence ATGCCCGGTGACACCTGGATCGGCAACGCGTGCGTCATCGATCACGACTACGCGGCCGTCGTCTACGCCCCACGCACGTTCACCAACCACCCCGACATGATGCTCGGCGGAGCCTTCACAGCGATCGTCGATCTCGACAAGGGAGTGGTGAAAAAGCTTCCGTTCACCGCATCCCTCGCCTACTTCGACCCCACCTGCAACCCGGACACCCACACGGCAGCGTTCACCGCGCAGCGGGACAACGAGTCACGACTGGTGACCGTGGACACGCACGGCCGTACCGTGGCCGACACCGTCGCGCAGGGGCAGGTCACCACTCCGGTCCCCGTGAGCGACGGTGTGATCGCGGCGCTCGGCAACCGGCTCGTGCACATCGACCGCAAGGGCAAGGCGAAGACTCTCGCCAGGACCAGCCGGGTCCCGTACGACATCCACTCGCTTCCGGGCGGGAAGATCGCTTTCCTCGACCGCTCGGGCGACATCACGGCGCACGCCAAGACGTACACGGCCGGCAAGGTCGCCACGGTGGCCACCGGCAAGCTGGATCAGCTCGCCCTGAAGCAGGCCGGCGCCGATCGGGTGTTCCTCACCGGCGAGCCGTCCGGCAGGACACACCTTTCCGGCAGTGGGGTGAGCCGGCTGGACGCACCGGCGGAGGCCGACGTGTCCAGCCTGGGCAGACTCGCCGTCAACCCTGTTCTCTCCGATGCCGTCCAGAGGGGTCTGGACAACATCAAAAACGCGGGCAAGGGCTTCACCAAGGGGGGTGAGCCCGCTCCCGGCGAGATCGGCCATGCCCTCACCGTCACGGGTGTCGCGACGGCGACCGGGAAACCCACCATGCAGATCGCCGCAGAGCCCGGCACGGCGACAGGAGGCGCCAAACTGTCCCCGGCACTGGCTGGCACCCCCAGCGCCAAGACGCCGAGGGCATCTCTCGGCATCGAGAACAACCCGGTGGACACCGACCGCTGGTGCTCGGTCCCGCGCAACGACGTCAGTCAGCTGGCCCTGCAGCCCACCCCCAACCAGGTGGAATGGGCTGTGGACATGGCGGTCAAGGGCAATCTGCGCTCCAACTACCTCACTCAGGGCGGATGGCGCTCCCAGACCGGCATCGGCACGATCGACCCGCAGGGCCTGTTCCCCATCCCGACCCTGACCGGCGGCAACGGCAGCGGCCGCATCCCCGCCCAGGTCGAACTCGGCATCCTGGCTCAGGAGTCCAACCTGTGGCAGGCGGAACAAGGCTCCATCCCCGGGCAGATGGGCAACCCGCTCGCCGCGGTGGACGGCTTCTACGGCCATGACGGCAAAGCAACCACGTCGGCCGGCCACTGGAGAATCAACTGGAACAAGTCCGACTGCGGCTACGGAGTCGGCCAGGTCACCGACGGCATGCGCCTGGCGGGCTACGAGAAGGTCGACGACAACGGGCACAAAGAAACCGCTCTGTCTCCAACCCTGCAGAAGGCCGTGGCGCTCGACTACGCCACCAACATCGCCGCCTCACTGAAGATCCTCGCCGACAAATGGAACGAGGTCCACACCAGCGGCCAGCTGGTCACCGCCAACAACGACGACCCCTCCAAGCCGGAGAACTGGTTCACCGCCGTGTGGAACTACAACCTCGGCTTCAACAAACCCGGAGCGGACACCAACTGGGGCCTGGGCTGGTTCAACAACCCCGCCAACCCCAACTACCCGCCCACCCGCAAAGTCTTCATGAACACCGACCTCGACGCCGCGGCCGTCAAGGACGCCGCGCATCCCCAGGACTGGCCGTACGAGGAGAAGGTGCTGGGCTGGGCCTCCTGGTCCATCGACACCGGCCACTCCTACGCCACCTCCGGCCGCCAGGACTGGCCGGGCGAGTCCGGCTTCGCCTCCGCCGGCTTCCGCCCCGCCTACTGGAACGGCACCAACCAGACGGTCGTCGATCAGGGCAGCGCGAAATACAACCGGGCACACGCCAACCCGCCGCTCGACACGTTCTGCAACACCAAGAACAACTGCAGCGTGTTCAGCCCGCCCAACTGCCCCGACGTGAACTGCTACAAGCAGTACTGGTGGCATCAGTCCAATACAACCTGGAAGTCCGACTGCTCCACCACCTGCGGCTTCGAGAACATCAAGTACGCGACCCTGGTCAGTGAGCCCGGCCGCGGCACCCGCCTGCAGTACGGAACCCCGCTCTGCTCGGGTGCGACCAACGACAACCGGCCCAACGGCTCCTGGATGGTCGACTCCGTACCCGACGCCACTGACACCTGGAGCAGCTGCGGGAAGTCCTACTCAAGCGGAACCTTCAGGTTCGCCTTCAACGCGGACCCGGTCGCGACCGGTCCGGGCCTCGGCCCGTTCGAGGCCAAGGCCGACCTCCACCAGGTCGGCGGCGGCTACCAAGGCCACTACTGGTACACGCACACCCGCAACACGGACCATCTCGGCGGCGATAGCGGTGCCATGACCATCAAGGGCACCTGGACGCTCAACCAGAACCTCAACTGGGCCCGCGTCCTGGTGTACCTGCCCGACACCGGTGCCAAGACCCGCCAAGCCACCTACAGCGTCGGAGGCTCGGACAGCACCAGCCCGGATCGGGTCGTACTGCAGCGCGCCGGCGGCTGGGTGAGCATCGGGGCGTTCCACTTCACCGGGACGCCGACCGTGTCCCTGTCGAATTCGACCGTGGACGGAACGGGGGACGAGGACATCGCGTGGGACGCGGTGGCCTTCCAGCCCCTCACCAGCAAGCCCGCGAACTCTATCGTGGCCATGGGCGACTCCTACTCTTCGGGCGAGGGCGCAAGCGGGTCCGGCGGCACGGACTTCTTCCCGGAGACCGACCACATGGACAATGCGGACAGTGAGCTGATCGACAAGTGCCACCGATCCAAGCTCGCCTGGTCACGGCAGGCGACGCTACCCGGCGCCAGCATGTCCATCGGAGCCATGGCCGACAGCCTCGACACCCAGACGGACTACCACTTCATCGCCTGCTCAGGTGCCCGCACCTACAACATCCTCACCAGCGGGCAGTCCCACGAAGTGCCCCAGCTCTACGCTGGCTATCTCGACCAGAACACCACCCTGGTCACCCTGTCGGTCGGCGGCAACGACGCCAGGTTCTCGGACGTGTTCGCCCAATGCGCGCTTGGCGCCGGTACGGACCAGTGCCCGGACACAGCGATAGGAAACAAGGACCCGATCACCGGCGAGGATGTTGCCGGAGACACCGGACCTCTGAAGACCTGGGCTCCCACGTGGCTGCACGACAAGGTCCGGCCACGCATCGAGGCGGTGCTGATGCGGATTCATGATGTGGCACCGAACGCGAAGATCGTTCTCATGGGCTACCCGAGGCTGCTGTCGGGGGCCAAGGACTGCGTGGCGGGAATCGGCAAGGAGGAGGAGGCTCCCTGGCTGAACTCGGTCGCGGACATGCTGGACCAGGAGATGAACGGCGCCGCTTCGGACGCCAAGTCCCAGGACGGGATCAACGTCGTGTTCGCCGACCCGCGCGACAAGTTCGACACCAAAGCGGTATGCGGTGATCCGGAGTATGTGAACGGCATCGTAGAAAACGGACGCTCCCAGGTGGACACCTCATCACCCAAGCCCGCCATGGCGTCGTTCCACCCGAAGATCGCCGGAGTCCGCCTGTACGCCGACTTGCTGCAGCAGTATCTGCCGTAA
- a CDS encoding DUF6234 family protein, with protein MSTDPERTGRAVAVSAALAAFELLALALIWLSWILTYWLAINPQTPGAPPGPYVQKAMFVAAAALIAAVVAGVRRVRVVAITQLVMVLVICAALASAKVAGERIYESSTRGACLSGPACDAPSPVR; from the coding sequence GTGAGTACAGATCCCGAACGTACTGGTCGAGCCGTGGCCGTGTCTGCGGCCTTGGCTGCCTTCGAGCTGTTAGCCCTTGCCCTGATCTGGCTGTCCTGGATCTTGACCTACTGGTTGGCGATCAATCCGCAGACCCCCGGGGCGCCGCCGGGTCCCTACGTGCAGAAGGCTATGTTCGTGGCGGCAGCCGCCCTGATTGCAGCCGTTGTGGCCGGAGTCCGTCGGGTACGTGTGGTTGCCATTACCCAGCTCGTGATGGTTCTCGTCATTTGCGCGGCCCTGGCCAGCGCGAAGGTCGCTGGTGAACGCATTTACGAGTCCTCCACTCGGGGTGCCTGTCTCTCGGGCCCGGCCTGTGACGCCCCTTCGCCCGTGCGCTGA
- a CDS encoding barstar family protein has product MIPTVHVDGEHRGQGRYTLTDTESGRVWGVCAEVEGLFREPRRGTYELFGWVPDEAEVRGWVGSRVWPVPEDRTLDAWLLEDAESLGRSPGTDGLVLTGVDDCLGPPEGHRAPVRLHDGYRWLGSCREFARLLAPEDASPPLVLRGLAPGDRLRRALATGTRRALDLEEAWLEIRDDSGEPLTDRLLRPKVRTWRPSSCGTDLIDLELGTELAPVPGHARPVWERWFAGPPEAPGAWAELETRQRGAWLDLVRERGCRIKHQDRPARYTYELDGRHITDEPSLYLALGEAVNGPGGYFGGCLDALVDCLRGNFAYTAPATLLWRDAATAREHLSRLLTPEGEQYDLVALVLEVLTEGGMHVTCT; this is encoded by the coding sequence ATGATTCCCACCGTGCATGTGGACGGGGAACATCGCGGGCAGGGACGGTACACGCTGACGGACACGGAAAGCGGCCGGGTCTGGGGCGTCTGCGCCGAGGTGGAGGGACTGTTCAGGGAACCCCGGCGCGGGACGTACGAACTGTTCGGCTGGGTGCCGGACGAGGCCGAGGTGCGCGGCTGGGTCGGCAGCCGGGTGTGGCCGGTGCCGGAGGACAGGACGCTCGATGCCTGGCTGCTGGAGGATGCGGAGAGCCTTGGACGGTCCCCGGGGACGGACGGTCTCGTGCTCACGGGTGTGGACGACTGCCTGGGGCCGCCCGAGGGGCACCGGGCTCCTGTCCGGCTGCACGACGGGTACCGGTGGCTGGGCTCCTGCCGGGAGTTCGCCCGCCTCCTGGCGCCCGAGGACGCATCGCCCCCGCTCGTCCTGCGGGGGCTCGCCCCGGGGGATCGGCTACGGCGGGCACTGGCGACGGGCACCCGTCGCGCGCTGGATCTGGAGGAGGCGTGGCTGGAGATACGGGACGACAGCGGCGAGCCGCTCACCGACCGGTTGCTGCGGCCCAAGGTCCGCACGTGGCGCCCGTCCTCCTGCGGGACGGACCTCATCGATCTGGAACTCGGCACAGAGCTCGCACCCGTACCGGGACACGCCCGGCCCGTCTGGGAACGCTGGTTCGCCGGCCCGCCGGAGGCCCCTGGCGCCTGGGCCGAGCTCGAGACCCGGCAGCGCGGGGCCTGGCTCGATCTCGTCCGGGAGCGGGGCTGCCGGATCAAGCACCAGGACCGGCCCGCCAGATACACGTACGAGCTGGACGGCCGCCACATCACCGACGAACCGAGCCTCTACCTGGCACTCGGCGAGGCCGTCAACGGGCCGGGCGGCTACTTCGGCGGCTGCCTGGACGCCCTCGTGGACTGCCTGCGCGGCAACTTCGCCTACACCGCCCCCGCAACCCTGCTCTGGCGGGACGCCGCGACCGCCCGCGAGCACCTGTCCCGCCTCCTGACGCCGGAGGGCGAGCAGTACGACCTGGTCGCCCTGGTACTCGAAGTCCTGACCGAGGGCGGGATGCACGTGACCTGCACGTGA
- a CDS encoding ISL3 family transposase, producing the protein MKDVNELVQTVFSGLSPLVIEDVVDEGQRIVVRARTPRDTAVCPVCEAPSERVHGYHWRTVADVPVDERRVMVRVRVRRLVCPTRGCRHTFREQVPGVLDRYQRRTTRLTRQVKAVVKELAGRAGARLLAILAVSLSRHTALRALLRIPLPTGRVPRVIGVDDFALGRRHRYATVIIDAETHERIDVLPGRTADTLEAWLREHPGIEIVCRDGSATYAEAIRRALPDAVQVADRWHVWHNLCEAALSEVKAHSACWATVLDAPIYDGPRAQTTLERWHQVHGLLAQGVGLLECARRLQLALNTVKRYARTDRPERLLRVPKYRASLVDPYREHLRKRRADDPGAPVKHLFEEIKALGFTGCLNLLHKYINQGRADADRSHISPRRLARMLLTRPDNLKAEQHELLAKLTTACPEMTQLATDIRDFAPLLTPRAGNADALTRWIAQVRAADLPHLHSFTRGLDRDVDAVIAGLTLPYSNGPTEGVNTKTKRIARQMHGRAGFTLLRHRILLG; encoded by the coding sequence GTGAAGGATGTCAACGAGCTTGTGCAGACGGTGTTTTCGGGTCTTTCCCCGCTGGTCATCGAGGATGTGGTCGACGAAGGTCAGCGGATCGTGGTGCGGGCACGGACTCCGCGGGACACTGCGGTCTGCCCGGTGTGCGAGGCCCCGTCGGAACGCGTGCACGGCTATCACTGGCGGACAGTCGCGGACGTGCCGGTCGATGAACGACGGGTGATGGTCCGTGTGCGGGTGCGGCGTCTGGTGTGTCCCACGCGCGGCTGCCGCCACACCTTCCGCGAACAGGTGCCCGGCGTCCTGGACCGGTACCAGCGGCGTACGACCCGCCTGACCAGGCAAGTAAAGGCCGTGGTCAAGGAGTTAGCGGGCCGGGCCGGGGCACGTCTGCTGGCGATATTGGCGGTGAGCCTGTCGCGTCACACGGCCCTGCGCGCCCTGCTGCGGATCCCGTTGCCCACCGGGCGGGTGCCCCGCGTGATCGGCGTCGACGACTTCGCACTGGGTCGGAGGCACCGCTACGCCACCGTGATCATCGATGCCGAGACTCACGAGCGGATCGACGTGCTGCCCGGCCGCACGGCCGACACCCTGGAGGCGTGGCTGCGCGAGCATCCAGGCATCGAGATCGTGTGCCGTGACGGCTCGGCGACCTACGCTGAGGCGATCCGGCGCGCCCTGCCTGACGCAGTGCAGGTCGCGGACCGGTGGCATGTGTGGCACAACCTGTGCGAAGCCGCTCTGAGCGAGGTCAAGGCGCACAGCGCCTGCTGGGCCACCGTGCTGGACGCGCCGATCTACGACGGGCCCCGCGCCCAGACCACCCTGGAACGCTGGCACCAGGTCCACGGGCTGCTCGCCCAAGGCGTCGGCTTGCTCGAATGCGCCCGCCGTCTCCAACTGGCCCTGAACACCGTCAAACGCTACGCCCGCACTGATCGGCCCGAGCGCCTGCTCCGCGTCCCCAAGTACCGCGCCAGCCTCGTCGATCCCTACCGCGAGCACCTGCGCAAACGCCGAGCCGATGACCCCGGTGCCCCCGTCAAGCACCTCTTCGAAGAGATCAAAGCCCTCGGCTTCACGGGCTGCCTGAACCTCCTGCACAAGTACATCAACCAGGGCCGCGCGGACGCCGACCGCAGCCATATCTCCCCGCGCAGGCTCGCCCGGATGCTGCTGACCAGGCCCGACAATCTCAAGGCCGAGCAGCACGAGCTCCTGGCCAAGCTCACCACCGCCTGCCCCGAGATGACTCAACTGGCTACGGATATCAGGGACTTCGCCCCACTCCTTACGCCGCGCGCCGGCAACGCCGACGCGCTCACGCGCTGGATCGCCCAAGTCCGAGCAGCCGACCTGCCCCATCTACATTCCTTCACCCGGGGCCTGGACCGGGATGTCGACGCCGTGATCGCCGGGCTCACGCTTCCGTACAGCAACGGCCCCACCGAGGGCGTCAACACCAAGACCAAACGGATCGCACGCCAGATGCACGGACGAGCAGGCTTCACCCTGCTTCGGCACCGCATCCTCCTCGGATAG
- a CDS encoding DUF6300 family protein, which yields MRRSCEGHQGERKQSMVRGDDTVVLRDVLDIKKDTFGQPIHLELCKICDANQPAAAALIRFFTEGGGVSI from the coding sequence ATGAGGAGGAGTTGCGAGGGACACCAAGGGGAGCGGAAGCAGTCGATGGTCAGGGGTGACGACACGGTCGTACTGAGGGACGTTCTCGACATCAAGAAGGACACGTTCGGTCAGCCGATCCATCTGGAGCTGTGCAAAATCTGCGATGCGAACCAGCCTGCGGCCGCGGCACTCATCCGCTTTTTCACCGAGGGCGGGGGTGTGTCAATTTAA